The following are encoded in a window of Manihot esculenta cultivar AM560-2 chromosome 8, M.esculenta_v8, whole genome shotgun sequence genomic DNA:
- the LOC110620149 gene encoding probable protein S-acyltransferase 17 isoform X1, translating to MAEQWILICHGLATLLVVVSFLCGQWPIFQGTPIERLHYFLTFGAYDYFVRFIGAVFGSKGTHFVFSIEHFCCDRPNPTLQVIYLAIIGATYYFIINSSFSYIPGYYLSEIHWYTSFFAVGVGILFFLLTSFSDPGTVKADNVSEYLSAYPYDNIIYTEKECSTCKIPKPARSKHCSICNRCVARFDHHCGWMNNCIGERNTRYFLAFLLWHFLLCIYGTIALGLVLAGRLKELRVIYILTVYYGIENSFRSLAPHVVQWLLGSYNTQILLMVFLAIVSLLLAGFFGYHANLCLKNTTTNETFKWQEYINWQRKLSEARASAAALKASISGMSSEEKRPASKCKSFFQRSPLEDVEVVVKRNMYDKGYFHNLCEIIFPLSTRPSFLQKKSK from the exons ATGGCAGAGCAATGGATTCTGATATGCCACGGACTGGCCACACTGCTAGTGGTGGTCTCCTTCCTCTGTGGTCAATGGCCTATCTTCCAGGGCACTCCCATCGAACGCCTCCACTACTTCCTCACCTTCGGCGCCTACGATTACTTCGT GCGTTTTATAGGAGCCGTGTTTGGGAGTAAGGGCACGCATTTCGTTTTCTCCATTGAGCATTTTTGCTGCGATCGCCCTAATCCTACCTTGCAG GTTATATATTTGGCAATTATTGGAGCAACTTATTACTTTATTATAAATTCATCCTTTAGCTACATTCCTGGATATTATTTAAGTGAAATTCACTG GTACACAAGCTTTTTCGCAGTTGGTGTTGGTATTCTATTCTTTTTGTTGACCAGCTTTTCTGACCCGGGAACTGTGAAGGCTGATAATGTCTCAGAATATCTCTCTGCCTATCCATATGACAATATCATATatacagagaaagagtgttctACTTGTAAAATTCCCAA ACCCGCTAGGTCCAAGCACTGCAGCATATGCAATCGCTGTGTTGCACGGTTTGACCATCATTGTGGATGGATG AATAACTGTATAGGGGAGAGAAATACCCGATACTTCTTGGCTTTTCTGTTATG GCATTTTCTTCTTTGTATATATGGAACAATTGCCCTAGGTTTGGTTCTCGCAGGACGATTGAAAGAATTGAGGGTCATATATATTCTGACTG tTTACTATGGCATTGAAAATTCATTTCGTAGTTTAGCTCCACATGTTGTTCAG TGGCTGTTGGGCTCATATAACACTCAAATACTTCTTATGGTGTTTCTTGCCATAGTTTCTCTCTTATTGGCAGGATTTTTTGGATACCATGCCAACCTGTGTCTCAAGAACACCACAACAAACGAG ACCTTCAAGTGGCAAGAGTACATAAACTGGCAAAGGAAGCTGAGCGAAGCAAGAGCTAGTGCTGCAGCACTTAAAGCAAGCATAAGTGGAATGAGCAGCGAAGAAAAACGTCCTGCAAGCAAGTGTAAATCCTTTTTCCAAAGATCTCCTCTTGAAGATGTTGAGGTGGTGGTTAAGAGAAACATGTATGATAAAGGATATTTTCACAATCTTTGTGAGATAATATTTCCGCTCTCAACAAGACCATCATTTTTGCAAAAAAAGTCCAAGTAG
- the LOC110620149 gene encoding probable protein S-acyltransferase 17 isoform X2, with product MDSDMPRTGHTASGGLLPLWSMAYLPGHSHRTPPLLPHLRRLRLLRFFVRRFIGAVFGSKGTHFVFSIEHFCCDRPNPTLQVIYLAIIGATYYFIINSSFSYIPGYYLSEIHWYTSFFAVGVGILFFLLTSFSDPGTVKADNVSEYLSAYPYDNIIYTEKECSTCKIPKPARSKHCSICNRCVARFDHHCGWMNNCIGERNTRYFLAFLLWHFLLCIYGTIALGLVLAGRLKELRVIYILTVYYGIENSFRSLAPHVVQWLLGSYNTQILLMVFLAIVSLLLAGFFGYHANLCLKNTTTNETFKWQEYINWQRKLSEARASAAALKASISGMSSEEKRPASKCKSFFQRSPLEDVEVVVKRNMYDKGYFHNLCEIIFPLSTRPSFLQKKSK from the exons ATGGATTCTGATATGCCACGGACTGGCCACACTGCTAGTGGTGGTCTCCTTCCTCTGTGGTCAATGGCCTATCTTCCAGGGCACTCCCATCGAACGCCTCCACTACTTCCTCACCTTCGGCGCCTACGATTACTTCGT TTCTTCGTCAGGCGTTTTATAGGAGCCGTGTTTGGGAGTAAGGGCACGCATTTCGTTTTCTCCATTGAGCATTTTTGCTGCGATCGCCCTAATCCTACCTTGCAG GTTATATATTTGGCAATTATTGGAGCAACTTATTACTTTATTATAAATTCATCCTTTAGCTACATTCCTGGATATTATTTAAGTGAAATTCACTG GTACACAAGCTTTTTCGCAGTTGGTGTTGGTATTCTATTCTTTTTGTTGACCAGCTTTTCTGACCCGGGAACTGTGAAGGCTGATAATGTCTCAGAATATCTCTCTGCCTATCCATATGACAATATCATATatacagagaaagagtgttctACTTGTAAAATTCCCAA ACCCGCTAGGTCCAAGCACTGCAGCATATGCAATCGCTGTGTTGCACGGTTTGACCATCATTGTGGATGGATG AATAACTGTATAGGGGAGAGAAATACCCGATACTTCTTGGCTTTTCTGTTATG GCATTTTCTTCTTTGTATATATGGAACAATTGCCCTAGGTTTGGTTCTCGCAGGACGATTGAAAGAATTGAGGGTCATATATATTCTGACTG tTTACTATGGCATTGAAAATTCATTTCGTAGTTTAGCTCCACATGTTGTTCAG TGGCTGTTGGGCTCATATAACACTCAAATACTTCTTATGGTGTTTCTTGCCATAGTTTCTCTCTTATTGGCAGGATTTTTTGGATACCATGCCAACCTGTGTCTCAAGAACACCACAACAAACGAG ACCTTCAAGTGGCAAGAGTACATAAACTGGCAAAGGAAGCTGAGCGAAGCAAGAGCTAGTGCTGCAGCACTTAAAGCAAGCATAAGTGGAATGAGCAGCGAAGAAAAACGTCCTGCAAGCAAGTGTAAATCCTTTTTCCAAAGATCTCCTCTTGAAGATGTTGAGGTGGTGGTTAAGAGAAACATGTATGATAAAGGATATTTTCACAATCTTTGTGAGATAATATTTCCGCTCTCAACAAGACCATCATTTTTGCAAAAAAAGTCCAAGTAG
- the LOC110620741 gene encoding protein BONZAI 3 isoform X1 produces the protein MGGCVSGDVKGGKQAIGGALQRPTETPNNFLHNDAVDFFYRSHGLHALYTQIELALSASKLLDRDITSKSDPMAVVYIKKKDGKLEEIGRTEVILNNLNPSWIEKIRIAYQFEIVQPLIFHIYDVDTKYNNLPVKSLKLKDQEFLGEASCVLSEIATKQNQTLTLNLHNKDGHEVLENLGMLTIHAEEIVASRTAIELTFRCANLDNKDVFSLSDPFLRISRIVESGGSIPICKSEVVNNNLNPQWRPLHLSMQQFGSKDNPLVIECFDFNSNGNHVLIGKLQKSVAELEKLHTERSGANFILPSHRGHEKVLKGQLFVDQFVEKEQYSFLDYISSGFELNFMVAVDFTASNGNPRNPDSLHYIDPSGRLNPYQRKKTSFINELAKIILQAIMEVGEVMQFYDSDRRFPAWGFGGRTSDGTISHCFNLNGSPSGSEVEGIEGIMAAYATGLHNVALAGPTLFGQVINTAAQVAGQSLSDNDKKYFVLLIITDGVLTDLQETKDALVKASDLPLSILIVGVGGADFKQMEILDADHGCRLESSTGRVATRDIVQFVPMREVHSGQLSAAQALLEELPGQFLSYVRCRDIKPLVRHGI, from the exons atgGGGGGATGTGTATCAGGTGATGTGAAAGGGGGGAAACAAGCCATTGGAGGGGCCCTACAGAGGCCCACAGAGACACCCAACAATTTTCTTCACAATGACGCTGTCGATTTCTTCTACCGCTCCCATGGTCTCCATGCCCTTTATACTCAAATTGAG TTGGCATTATCAGCTTCCAAGTTGCTTGATCGTGACATCACGTCAAAG AGTGACCCGATGGCAGTTGTATAcataaagaaaaaggatggaaaaCTTGAGGAAATTGGTCGAACTGAAGTCattttaaacaatttaaatCCTTCTTGGATTGAAAAGATTAGAATTGCTTATCAGTTTGAGATAGTGCAGCCACTAAT CTTTCACATCTATGATGTTGACACCAAATATAACAATTTACCAGTGAAG TCTTTGAAGTTGAAGGATCAAGAATTTTTGGGAGAAGCCAGTTGCGTTCTGTCTGAG ATAGCAACCAAGCAGAATCAAACATTGACCCTGAATCTCCATAACAAAGATGGGCATGAAGTTTTGGAAAATTTAGGGATGCTTACTATCCATGCTGAGGAAATTGTTGCATCCAGAACGGCCATTGAGTTAACATTTCGTTGTGCCAACCTGGACAACAAAGATGTATTTTCTCTAAGT GATCCTTTCTTAAGAATTTCTAGAATAGTTGAGAGTGGAGGCTCTATTCCAATATGTAAGAGTGAGGTCGTGAACAATAATCTGAATCCTCAGTGGAGACCCCTACATCTGAGCATGCAGCAATTTGGAAGCAAG GATAATCCACTGGTTATTGAGTGTTTTGATTTTAACAGCAATGGCAATCATGTCCTTATTGG GAAGCTTCAGAAATCAGTTGCTGAGCTGGAAAAGCTTCATACAGAAAGAAGTGGTGCAAATTTCATCTTGCCATCTCATCGAGGTCATGAGAAG GTTCTGAAAGGTCAGCTGTTTGTGGATCAATTTGTGGAGAAGGAGCAGTACAGTTTTCTGGATTATATATCAAGTGGCTTTGAGCTGAATTTTATGGTGGCTGTTGACTTTACAG CTTCAAATGGAAATCCTCGAAATCCAGATTCCTTGCATTATATTGATCCTTCGGGCCGTTTGAATCCTTATCAGCGG AAGAAAACGTCATTCATAAATGAATTGGCCAAAATAATTTTGCAGGCAATAATGGAAGTGGGGGAGGTCATGCAATTTTATGATTCTGATCGGCGTTTTCCTGCTTGGGGCTTTGGGGGAAGGACGTCTGATGGTACAATATCACATTGTTTTAACTTGAATGGAAGTCCAAGTGGCTCTGAG GTTGAGGGTATTGAAGGCATCATGGCTGCTTATGCAACTGGTCTACACAATGTTGCTCTGGCAGGACCCACTTTATTTGGCCAAGTTATCAACACAGCTGCACAAGTTGCTGGTCAGTCTCTCTCCGACAATGACAAGAAATATTTTGTCTTGCTAATTATAACG GATGGAGTGCTCACAGATCTTCAAGAAACTAAAGATGCTTTGGTGAAGGCTTCTGATCTTCCCCTATCAATTCTTATAGTTGGAGTAGGAGGTGCAGACTTTAAACAGATGGAG ATCCTAGATGCTGATCATGGATGTAGACTAGAGAGTTCTACGGGTAGGGTGGCTACACGAGATATAGTACAATTTGTTCCAATGCGAGAAGTGCACA GTGGGCAGCTGTCTGCGGCTCAAGCCCTTTTGGAAGAGCTGCCTGGTCAGTTCTTATCATATGTGCGGTGTAGAGATATCAAGCCACTTGTTCGCCATGGAATTTGA
- the LOC110620741 gene encoding protein BONZAI 3 isoform X2: MGGCVSGDVKGGKQAIGGALQRPTETPNNFLHNDAVDFFYRSHGLHALYTQIELALSASKLLDRDITSKSDPMAVVYIKKKDGKLEEIGRTEVILNNLNPSWIEKIRIAYQFEIVQPLIFHIYDVDTKYNNLPVKSLKLKDQEFLGEASCVLSEIATKQNQTLTLNLHNKDGHEVLENLGMLTIHAEEIVASRTAIELTFRCANLDNKDVFSLSDPFLRISRIVESGGSIPICKSEVVNNNLNPQWRPLHLSMQQFGSKDNPLVIECFDFNSNGNHVLIGKLQKSVAELEKLHTERSGANFILPSHRGHEKVLKGQLFVDQFVEKEQYSFLDYISSGFELNFMVAVDFTASNGNPRNPDSLHYIDPSGRLNPYQRAIMEVGEVMQFYDSDRRFPAWGFGGRTSDGTISHCFNLNGSPSGSEVEGIEGIMAAYATGLHNVALAGPTLFGQVINTAAQVAGQSLSDNDKKYFVLLIITDGVLTDLQETKDALVKASDLPLSILIVGVGGADFKQMEILDADHGCRLESSTGRVATRDIVQFVPMREVHSGQLSAAQALLEELPGQFLSYVRCRDIKPLVRHGI, translated from the exons atgGGGGGATGTGTATCAGGTGATGTGAAAGGGGGGAAACAAGCCATTGGAGGGGCCCTACAGAGGCCCACAGAGACACCCAACAATTTTCTTCACAATGACGCTGTCGATTTCTTCTACCGCTCCCATGGTCTCCATGCCCTTTATACTCAAATTGAG TTGGCATTATCAGCTTCCAAGTTGCTTGATCGTGACATCACGTCAAAG AGTGACCCGATGGCAGTTGTATAcataaagaaaaaggatggaaaaCTTGAGGAAATTGGTCGAACTGAAGTCattttaaacaatttaaatCCTTCTTGGATTGAAAAGATTAGAATTGCTTATCAGTTTGAGATAGTGCAGCCACTAAT CTTTCACATCTATGATGTTGACACCAAATATAACAATTTACCAGTGAAG TCTTTGAAGTTGAAGGATCAAGAATTTTTGGGAGAAGCCAGTTGCGTTCTGTCTGAG ATAGCAACCAAGCAGAATCAAACATTGACCCTGAATCTCCATAACAAAGATGGGCATGAAGTTTTGGAAAATTTAGGGATGCTTACTATCCATGCTGAGGAAATTGTTGCATCCAGAACGGCCATTGAGTTAACATTTCGTTGTGCCAACCTGGACAACAAAGATGTATTTTCTCTAAGT GATCCTTTCTTAAGAATTTCTAGAATAGTTGAGAGTGGAGGCTCTATTCCAATATGTAAGAGTGAGGTCGTGAACAATAATCTGAATCCTCAGTGGAGACCCCTACATCTGAGCATGCAGCAATTTGGAAGCAAG GATAATCCACTGGTTATTGAGTGTTTTGATTTTAACAGCAATGGCAATCATGTCCTTATTGG GAAGCTTCAGAAATCAGTTGCTGAGCTGGAAAAGCTTCATACAGAAAGAAGTGGTGCAAATTTCATCTTGCCATCTCATCGAGGTCATGAGAAG GTTCTGAAAGGTCAGCTGTTTGTGGATCAATTTGTGGAGAAGGAGCAGTACAGTTTTCTGGATTATATATCAAGTGGCTTTGAGCTGAATTTTATGGTGGCTGTTGACTTTACAG CTTCAAATGGAAATCCTCGAAATCCAGATTCCTTGCATTATATTGATCCTTCGGGCCGTTTGAATCCTTATCAGCGG GCAATAATGGAAGTGGGGGAGGTCATGCAATTTTATGATTCTGATCGGCGTTTTCCTGCTTGGGGCTTTGGGGGAAGGACGTCTGATGGTACAATATCACATTGTTTTAACTTGAATGGAAGTCCAAGTGGCTCTGAG GTTGAGGGTATTGAAGGCATCATGGCTGCTTATGCAACTGGTCTACACAATGTTGCTCTGGCAGGACCCACTTTATTTGGCCAAGTTATCAACACAGCTGCACAAGTTGCTGGTCAGTCTCTCTCCGACAATGACAAGAAATATTTTGTCTTGCTAATTATAACG GATGGAGTGCTCACAGATCTTCAAGAAACTAAAGATGCTTTGGTGAAGGCTTCTGATCTTCCCCTATCAATTCTTATAGTTGGAGTAGGAGGTGCAGACTTTAAACAGATGGAG ATCCTAGATGCTGATCATGGATGTAGACTAGAGAGTTCTACGGGTAGGGTGGCTACACGAGATATAGTACAATTTGTTCCAATGCGAGAAGTGCACA GTGGGCAGCTGTCTGCGGCTCAAGCCCTTTTGGAAGAGCTGCCTGGTCAGTTCTTATCATATGTGCGGTGTAGAGATATCAAGCCACTTGTTCGCCATGGAATTTGA